In one window of Procambarus clarkii isolate CNS0578487 chromosome 63, FALCON_Pclarkii_2.0, whole genome shotgun sequence DNA:
- the LOC138354527 gene encoding uncharacterized protein, producing the protein MGSPLGVLFANFYMGTIEQKVFVDMDLKPAIYCRGKTAQDMMEYITQKCQEAAEKFIPAQKVKTEMQMRNPRFSQRFERRDQRAKAQPPQAQLGEYTEYTGRYRGTSAAAARRYFSNSSSPTVPQQQQQQPDGTSATAARRYLSNSSSPTVPQQQQQPDGTSATAAARRYLSSSSSPTVPQQQQQPDGTSAAAAARRYLSSSSSPTVPQQQQQPDGTSAAAAARRYLSSSSPTVPQQQQQPVGTSAAAARRYLSNSSSPTVPQQQQPDGTSAAAAARRYLSNSSSPTVPQQQQPDGTSAAAARRYLSSSSSPSVPQQQQPDGTSAAAARRYLSSSSPTVPQQQQPDAAARRYLSNSSSPSVPQQQQQPDGTSATAAARRYLSSSSPTVPQQQQPVGTSAAAAARRYLSSSSSPSVPQQQQQPDGTSATAAARRYLSSSRSPTVPQQQQPDGTSATAAARRYLSSSSPTVPQQQQQPVGTSAAAARRYLSNSSSPSVPQQQQQPDGTSAAAARRYLSSSSPTVPQQQANGNSAAAAARRYLSSSSSPSVPQQQQQPDGTSAAAARRYLSSSSPTQQANGNSAAAAARRYLSSSSSPTVPHQQQQADGTSAAAAARRYLINSSRPTVPQQQQQADGTSSTAAGRRYLSSNSSRPTVPQQQQQPDGTSSTAAGRRYLSSSSSRPTVPHQQQQADGTSAAAAAGRRYLSSSSSRPTAPQQQQQQQADGISAAAAGRRYLINSSRPTVPQQQQQQADGTSAVAARRIVHKWSQSEE; encoded by the exons gggaaagacggcccaagacatgatggaatacatcacgcagaagtgccaggaggcagcagaaaagtttatcccggcgCAAAAGGTAAAaactgaaatgcagatgagaaacccaaggtttagtcagagat ttgagaggcgggaccaaagagccaaagctcaacccccgcaagcacaattaggtgaatacacagagtACACTGGACGGTACCGAGGTacctcagcagcagcagcccgaCGGTActtcagcaacagcagcagcccgACGGtacctcagcagcagcagcagcagcccgacGGTACCTCAGCAACAGCAGCCCGACGGTAcctcagcaacagcagcagcccgACGGtacctcagcagcagcagcagcccgacGGTAcctcagcaacagcagcagcccgACGGtacctcagcagcagcagcagcccgacGGTAcctcagcaacagcagcagcccgACGGtacctcagcagcagcagcagcccgacggtacctcagcagcagcagcagcccgacGGTAcctcagcaacagcagcagcccgACGGtacctcagcagcagcagcagcccgacggtacctcagcagcagcagcccgaCGGTAcctcagcaacagcagcagcccgTCGGTacctcagcagcagcagcccgaCGGTAcctcagcaacagcagcagcccgACGGTacctcagcagcagcagcccgacggtacctcagcagcagcagcagcccgacGGTAcctcagcaacagcagcagcccgACGGTacctcagcagcagcagcccgacggtacctcagcagcagcagcccgacggtacctcagcagcagcagcagcccgtcGGTACCTCAGCAACAGCAGCCCGACGGTacctcagcagcagcagcccgacggtacctcagcagcagcagcccgacggtacctcagcagcagcagcccgacg cagcagcccgaCGGTAcctcagcaacagcagcagcccgTCGGTAcctcagcaacagcagcagcccgACGGTAcctcagcaacagcagcagcccgACGGTacctcagcagcagcagcccgaCGGTACCTCAACAGCAGCAGCCCGTCGGtacctcagcagcagcagcagcccgtcggtacctcagcagcagcagcagcccgtcggtacctcagcagcagcagcagcccgacGGTAcctcagcaacagcagcagcccgACGGTAcctcagcagcagccgcagcccgaCGGTacctcagcagcagcagcccgaCGGTAcctcagcaacagcagcagcccgACGGTacctcagcagcagcagcccgaCGGTAcctcagcaacagcagcagcccgTCGGTacctcagcagcagcagcccgaCGGTAcctcagcaacagcagcagcccgTCGGTAcctcagcaacagcagcagcccgACGGTacctcagcagcagcagcccgacggtacctcagcagcagcagcccgaCAGTACCTCAGCAGCAGGCCAACGGtaactcagcagcagcagcagcccgacggtacctcagcagcagcagcagcccgtcGGTAcctcagcaacagcagcagcccgACGGTacctcagcagcagcagcccgacggtacctcagcagcagcagcccgaCG CAGCAGGCCAACGGtaactcagcagcagcagcagcccgacggtacctcagcagcagcagcagcccgacGGTACCTCATCAACAGCAGCAGGCCGACGGtacctcagcagcagcagcagcccgacGGTACCTCATCAACAGCAGCAGGCCGACGGtacctcagcagcagcagcaggccgaCGGTACCTCATCAACAGCAGCAGGCCGACGGTAcctcagcagcaacagcagcaggccgACGGtacctcagcagcagcagcagcccgacGGTACCTCATCAACAGCAGCAGGCCGACGGtacctcagcagcagcagcagcaggccgaCGGTACCTCATCAACAGCAGCAGGCCGACGGtacctcagcagcagcagcagcaggccgaCGGtacctcagcagcagcagcagcaggccgaCGGcacctcagcagcagcagcagcagcaggccgaCGGCatctcagcagcagcagcaggccgaCGGTACCTCATCAACAGCAGCAGGCCGACGGtacctcagcagcagcagcagcaggccgaCGGTACCTCAGCCGTAGCAGCCCGACGGATTGTACATAAAtggtcccagagtgaggaatga